A single window of Paenibacillus sp. SYP-B4298 DNA harbors:
- a CDS encoding TetR family transcriptional regulator yields MKNYDKIMQVAEQLAARYPIDQISYSSIAQEAGVHWTTVRRYVGDKQALQQLLSRKQPEQGKLHADTRTRVMDAAIKVFATHGYYGATLEQVAVEAGQTKSVVYWHFTNKNDLYLAICERNLKQQSAALPRQIQSMIQAEDRVKALAAWLQEHLAGCMIMPRGALLFVDFYTSSRNSEDKEKLRRLFEAFYEEITRLFRGLQEQGLIRRDMGADSLALFIQSLLSGLVLSWLMAPGGMKLDLFAHDAARLLWSSLAIP; encoded by the coding sequence ATGAAAAATTATGACAAGATTATGCAGGTAGCCGAGCAGCTTGCTGCGCGGTATCCCATCGATCAGATCAGCTATTCCAGCATTGCGCAGGAAGCAGGAGTACATTGGACCACAGTGAGACGCTATGTAGGCGATAAGCAAGCGCTGCAGCAGCTTCTGAGCCGCAAGCAGCCTGAGCAAGGGAAGCTGCATGCGGATACACGTACTCGGGTGATGGATGCGGCCATTAAGGTATTCGCCACACACGGATATTATGGCGCAACACTGGAACAGGTCGCTGTTGAAGCCGGGCAGACGAAAAGTGTGGTGTACTGGCATTTTACGAACAAAAATGACCTGTACTTAGCGATATGCGAGCGAAATCTGAAGCAGCAGTCGGCTGCGCTCCCCCGGCAAATTCAGAGCATGATCCAAGCGGAGGATCGTGTGAAGGCGCTCGCTGCCTGGCTGCAGGAGCACTTGGCGGGCTGTATGATTATGCCTAGAGGAGCTTTACTGTTTGTCGATTTCTATACCTCCAGCCGTAATTCGGAGGATAAGGAAAAGCTGCGTAGACTGTTTGAAGCGTTCTATGAGGAAATAACACGCTTGTTTCGCGGTCTGCAAGAGCAAGGGTTGATTCGAAGGGATATGGGGGCTGATTCGCTGGCACTGTTCATTCAGTCGCTCCTTAGCGGTCTTGTGCTATCCTGGCTCATGGCGCCTGGGGGTATGAAGCTCGACTTATTTGCCCATGATGCGGCTCGATTGCTCTGGAGCAGCTTGGCGATACCGTAA
- the sdhB gene encoding succinate dehydrogenase iron-sulfur subunit, protein MAETTVDKKTIKFVITRQDKPDSQPYKETFEIPYRPNMNVISALMEIQRNPVKDDGQKTAPVCWDSNCLEEVCGACSMVINGKPRQACTALIDKLEQPIRLEPMRTFPVVRDLVINRDRMFNALKRVKAWIPIDGTYDLGPGPRMKETKRQWAYELSKCMTCGVCLEACPNVNDRNSFIGPAAISQVRLFNAHPTGEMNKEERLETLMSDGGIEGCGNSQNCVRACPKGIPLTTSIAAINKDTTKQLFKQWLGM, encoded by the coding sequence ATGGCTGAAACGACAGTGGACAAAAAGACAATCAAGTTTGTGATCACCCGGCAGGACAAACCGGACTCGCAGCCTTACAAGGAAACATTTGAAATTCCGTATCGTCCCAATATGAACGTCATCAGCGCACTGATGGAAATTCAGCGCAATCCGGTGAAAGATGACGGGCAGAAAACCGCTCCGGTCTGTTGGGATTCCAACTGTCTGGAGGAAGTGTGCGGCGCATGCTCGATGGTTATCAACGGTAAGCCAAGACAGGCCTGTACGGCGCTGATCGATAAGCTGGAGCAGCCGATCCGTCTGGAGCCGATGAGAACCTTCCCGGTTGTGCGCGACCTGGTCATTAACCGTGACCGGATGTTCAACGCGCTCAAGCGGGTCAAGGCATGGATTCCGATTGATGGCACCTATGATCTGGGGCCTGGGCCACGGATGAAGGAAACGAAGCGTCAATGGGCTTACGAGCTGTCCAAGTGCATGACCTGCGGCGTCTGCCTGGAGGCATGTCCGAATGTGAATGACCGCAACAGCTTTATCGGCCCTGCGGCGATCTCCCAGGTGCGTCTGTTCAATGCGCATCCGACAGGTGAGATGAACAAGGAAGAGCGCCTCGAGACGCTTATGTCCGATGGCGGGATCGAAGGCTGCGGCAACTCGCAGAACTGTGTGCGCGCCTGTCCGAAGGGCATTCCGCTCACGACCTCGATCGCAGCGATCAACAAGGATACGACCAAGCAGCTATTCAAGCAATGGCTCGGTATGTAG
- a CDS encoding potassium channel family protein — MKSSQFVIIGLGRFGSSIAKELMTLGHEVLGIDSDEERVDEMSPILTHCVVADSTDEEVLRSLGVRNFHCGVVSIGDDIQSSILTAILLKDLGVKQVVAKAMNELHGRVLEKIGVDRVIYPERDMGIRVAHQLVSPNLLDYIELSKEYTIVELAVPKCLSGMTLHNLNPRARFGCSIVAIHKPQGMIIAPAAQDVLAEKDVMVIIGTNEQIEQFEQSVIR; from the coding sequence TTGAAAAGCAGCCAATTTGTTATTATCGGCCTTGGCCGATTCGGTTCAAGCATTGCTAAGGAATTGATGACCCTCGGACATGAGGTGCTCGGTATCGACAGCGACGAAGAACGAGTGGACGAGATGAGTCCTATTTTGACCCATTGTGTAGTTGCTGATTCAACAGATGAGGAAGTGCTGCGTTCATTGGGCGTCCGAAATTTTCATTGTGGTGTCGTATCGATCGGCGACGATATTCAATCCAGCATATTAACAGCTATATTATTGAAGGATCTGGGTGTGAAGCAGGTTGTTGCCAAAGCGATGAACGAGCTGCACGGCAGAGTGCTCGAGAAGATCGGTGTGGATCGAGTCATCTACCCCGAGCGGGATATGGGCATTCGTGTGGCACATCAACTGGTATCACCCAATCTGCTTGATTATATTGAGTTATCCAAGGAATATACCATCGTCGAGCTAGCCGTGCCTAAATGTCTATCCGGGATGACTCTCCATAACCTTAATCCGCGGGCTCGCTTTGGCTGCAGCATTGTCGCCATCCACAAGCCTCAGGGCATGATCATTGCCCCTGCGGCGCAGGACGTGCTTGCTGAGAAAGATGTGATGGTCATCATTGGCACCAATGAGCAGATCGAGCAATTCGAGCAGAGCGTGATTCGGTAG
- a CDS encoding succinate dehydrogenase cytochrome b558 subunit — MKGNSYLSRKLHSLLGVIPLSLFIMTHALTNFAAAEGGSERFKAAVSFINSLPLVNFLEIFGIFLPLLFHGVYGLYIAYQSNLNTGQFSYGRNWAFALQRISGVITFIFVFWHVYQTRFQVAIGEVTHEQLGMTMHNIATNPLFFTLYVIGVLASTFHFANGMWAFLVSWGITVGPRAQRISSYIWMAVFVIVSAMFLLSLNAFRGDEFKEAAAALDVFRAIG, encoded by the coding sequence ATGAAAGGAAATTCGTATCTGTCACGCAAGCTGCATTCCCTGCTCGGCGTGATCCCGCTCAGCCTGTTCATCATGACCCATGCGCTGACGAATTTTGCTGCTGCGGAGGGAGGTTCAGAGCGCTTCAAGGCCGCGGTTAGTTTTATTAACAGCTTGCCGTTGGTTAATTTTCTGGAGATATTCGGCATATTCCTCCCGCTGTTATTTCACGGCGTATACGGCTTGTACATTGCGTACCAGTCCAATCTGAATACAGGTCAATTCTCTTATGGACGTAACTGGGCGTTTGCGCTGCAACGCATTTCCGGTGTAATTACGTTTATTTTTGTGTTCTGGCATGTGTACCAGACCCGCTTCCAGGTAGCGATTGGGGAAGTGACCCATGAGCAGCTCGGCATGACAATGCATAATATTGCAACCAACCCGCTGTTCTTCACGCTGTACGTAATTGGCGTTCTGGCTTCGACCTTCCACTTTGCGAACGGCATGTGGGCATTTCTTGTTAGCTGGGGCATTACTGTCGGACCGAGAGCTCAACGGATTTCTTCATATATTTGGATGGCGGTATTCGTCATCGTATCTGCGATGTTCCTGCTGTCGCTGAACGCTTTCCGCGGAGATGAGTTCAAGGAAGCGGCTGCTGCGCTGGATGTATTCCGCGCAATCGGTTAA
- a CDS encoding LysR family transcriptional regulator, producing the protein MLEEMHVFATIVEQSSLNRASALLNVTQPALSRKISKLEEELGVELFKRVGKRLELTRIGRITYEFALELRKLQLRYLQSVNEFKAARHTLLTIGASLTTLQTTLPDLIQVMSQAAPDLEIKAVTGKTHEIVSLVREQKADLGIVASEIHEASLHCIPLFDDHLQVVVPKNHFIMDKGRAEISILNGMPMILFSKGTWYRILTDELFLTHNLSPDVRMEIDSFEAILRLLHTCRAATLLPKSYMREQMLRDNDLSVLEVDGLEHTKRTTSLIYNRSAELPGSLPLWIEEIKSRFRLAQA; encoded by the coding sequence ATGCTCGAAGAAATGCATGTGTTCGCCACCATCGTCGAGCAATCCAGCCTGAACCGCGCCTCTGCCCTGCTTAATGTGACGCAGCCGGCGCTCTCCCGCAAAATCAGCAAGCTGGAGGAGGAGCTTGGCGTGGAGCTGTTCAAGCGTGTTGGCAAGCGGCTCGAGCTTACCCGGATCGGCCGGATTACATATGAATTTGCCCTGGAGCTGCGCAAGCTGCAGCTTCGTTATCTACAGAGCGTTAATGAATTCAAGGCTGCGCGACATACGCTGCTGACGATCGGCGCCAGCCTGACGACCTTGCAGACGACGCTGCCCGACCTGATTCAAGTGATGAGCCAGGCAGCGCCTGATCTGGAGATCAAGGCAGTCACGGGCAAGACGCATGAGATTGTATCCCTTGTCCGCGAGCAAAAAGCGGATCTGGGCATCGTCGCCTCGGAGATCCATGAAGCCAGCCTGCACTGTATTCCGCTGTTCGACGATCATCTGCAGGTTGTTGTGCCGAAGAATCATTTTATTATGGACAAGGGCAGAGCCGAGATCAGCATCCTCAACGGGATGCCGATGATCCTGTTCTCCAAGGGAACGTGGTATCGCATATTAACAGACGAGCTGTTCTTAACCCATAATCTGTCGCCCGATGTTCGCATGGAGATCGATTCGTTCGAGGCGATATTGCGTCTGCTGCATACATGCCGGGCCGCCACGCTCCTCCCCAAATCCTATATGCGCGAGCAGATGCTGAGGGACAATGATCTGAGCGTGCTGGAGGTGGACGGACTGGAGCATACGAAACGAACGACCTCGCTGATCTACAACCGCTCTGCGGAGCTTCCCGGCTCGCTGCCGCTCTGGATTGAGGAGATCAAGTCCAGATTCCGGCTAGCGCAGGCTTGA
- a CDS encoding FecCD family ABC transporter permease, with translation MQPHQALSEKARSRRAVLVMSALGAFLLVMFIVAINSGEIRLGPWQVIKTLFGFGDARQRLVIIDFRLPRIVISMLIGACFAVSGCILQGITRNALADSGILGINAGAGLVVVLYVYLFPLKTSASPFMMPFLALFGAGVTALLIYMLAFKRHQGLSPIRLLLVGIGVQAGISAAMIILTIRLDPNQFQFVQVWIAGSIWGTKWDFVFAHLPWFLILVPLAFSKAKTLNILSLGEQTATGLGAPVEKDRLIMLAVAVGLAASSVAVGGGIGFVGLVAPHLARRLVGPQHQFSLPASALIGALLVLVADTIGRTISAPSEIATGIVVAVIGAPYFLYLLSRSRV, from the coding sequence ATGCAGCCTCATCAAGCCTTATCTGAGAAAGCCCGTTCACGACGAGCCGTTCTGGTCATGTCTGCACTCGGAGCCTTCCTGCTGGTCATGTTTATTGTCGCTATTAATTCAGGAGAGATCAGGCTCGGGCCATGGCAGGTCATTAAGACGCTGTTCGGCTTCGGGGATGCCCGGCAACGGCTTGTCATTATCGACTTTCGTCTGCCGCGGATTGTGATCTCCATGCTGATCGGGGCTTGCTTTGCCGTGTCTGGCTGCATCCTGCAAGGCATTACACGCAATGCGCTTGCCGACTCCGGCATTCTCGGCATTAACGCCGGGGCAGGGCTGGTCGTCGTGCTCTATGTATATCTGTTCCCGCTCAAGACATCGGCCTCGCCGTTTATGATGCCGTTCCTGGCGTTATTCGGAGCAGGGGTGACGGCATTGCTCATCTATATGCTGGCGTTCAAGCGCCATCAGGGCTTGTCGCCGATCCGGCTGCTGCTTGTCGGCATCGGGGTGCAGGCCGGCATCTCTGCGGCCATGATCATCTTGACGATTCGTCTCGACCCGAACCAGTTCCAGTTCGTGCAGGTATGGATTGCGGGCAGCATCTGGGGGACGAAATGGGATTTCGTCTTTGCGCATCTACCCTGGTTTCTCATCCTCGTGCCGCTGGCGTTCTCCAAGGCGAAGACGCTCAATATTCTGTCGCTGGGCGAGCAGACAGCTACGGGATTGGGTGCCCCCGTGGAGAAGGATCGGCTTATTATGCTAGCTGTCGCTGTAGGTCTTGCGGCAAGTAGTGTCGCCGTAGGCGGAGGAATCGGCTTCGTCGGCTTGGTGGCGCCGCATCTGGCACGCAGGCTGGTGGGGCCGCAGCATCAATTCTCGTTGCCCGCCTCAGCCTTGATCGGCGCCTTGCTCGTGCTGGTCGCGGATACGATCGGGCGGACGATCAGTGCGCCCTCCGAGATTGCGACAGGCATTGTCGTAGCCGTTATCGGAGCACCGTATTTCCTCTATCTGCTTTCCCGTTCGCGCGTGTAG
- a CDS encoding CPBP family intramembrane glutamic endopeptidase, whose translation MNSLQTNWPVKRWTMLGLSGLLLYILVQVIPSLVHPASSGVGLTTITRANAEERAIAFIQKQFGQEVLTSHAVYQSNKLLTGYLAKEKLTEQYAKDYGDRFPVDAYQVEVTSPRINSAGSQTHYYVYVHMESGAIIAWNRLGALIDEEERLTDHDQAERAVIAFAEQQGFKAAQLEVMPQLEDGSNTIVLQAAGTAIGEAQLQLRVQPVRMPGGAVQILTYKPAFKVPAAYASLVSEQDKLAGAMSMWGYFIMTALLFILSIIYAVLYRQHTSFRRGLIMTALFAIFYILINYNMADGILASFGEDPEAEVNVTMGLIVTSLLTMMLAASIYFALIAGDGLWRQMGYKLWLRFSEEGFGQQVWRSMQQGYLLALMLLGVQTIILLVLQWLLGVWSASDVTQSPYNMSMPWLFPVVAWCAAISEEAVYRLFGIGLLRKWVKNMFIASLIPSIIWAFGHVTYPLYPSSTRLIELTIIGLLFSYILMRFGFMTAVFTHAIFNTIMMCIMLLFLGSAVNIIASLVYLALPVCIAWGLRALHRRLLPG comes from the coding sequence ATGAATTCATTGCAAACGAACTGGCCGGTCAAGCGGTGGACGATGCTCGGTCTGTCCGGCCTGTTGCTATATATACTGGTGCAAGTGATCCCTTCGCTCGTTCATCCAGCGTCTTCCGGCGTTGGCCTGACGACCATAACCAGGGCCAATGCTGAGGAACGGGCTATTGCCTTCATCCAGAAGCAATTCGGCCAGGAGGTGCTGACCTCCCATGCGGTGTACCAGTCAAACAAGCTATTAACCGGATATTTGGCCAAGGAAAAGCTAACAGAACAATATGCGAAGGACTATGGCGATCGTTTCCCTGTAGATGCGTATCAGGTCGAAGTGACATCTCCCCGCATCAATAGTGCCGGATCGCAGACGCATTATTATGTGTATGTACATATGGAGAGCGGAGCAATCATCGCCTGGAACCGTCTGGGCGCACTGATTGATGAGGAGGAGCGGCTCACCGATCATGATCAGGCTGAGCGGGCGGTCATAGCCTTCGCAGAACAGCAGGGCTTCAAGGCCGCACAGCTCGAGGTGATGCCGCAGCTAGAGGATGGCAGCAACACGATCGTGCTTCAGGCAGCAGGTACAGCGATCGGTGAAGCTCAGCTTCAATTGCGCGTTCAGCCCGTGCGCATGCCCGGCGGTGCTGTGCAAATCCTGACGTATAAGCCGGCATTCAAGGTCCCGGCCGCCTACGCCTCGCTCGTCTCGGAGCAGGATAAGCTGGCTGGCGCTATGTCGATGTGGGGGTACTTCATCATGACAGCCCTGCTGTTCATCCTGTCCATCATCTACGCGGTGCTGTATAGACAGCATACCTCATTTCGCCGCGGACTGATTATGACGGCGTTGTTCGCCATCTTCTACATCCTGATTAACTACAACATGGCAGATGGCATCCTCGCGAGCTTTGGGGAGGACCCGGAGGCCGAGGTCAATGTGACGATGGGACTGATTGTTACCAGCTTGCTGACGATGATGCTGGCAGCCTCCATCTACTTCGCCCTGATCGCCGGGGACGGGCTGTGGCGGCAGATGGGCTACAAGCTATGGCTTCGCTTCAGCGAGGAGGGCTTCGGGCAGCAGGTGTGGCGCAGCATGCAGCAAGGCTACCTGCTGGCGCTGATGCTGCTGGGGGTACAGACCATCATATTGCTCGTGCTACAATGGCTGCTTGGCGTATGGTCTGCCTCTGATGTTACACAATCCCCCTACAACATGAGCATGCCCTGGTTATTTCCTGTTGTCGCCTGGTGTGCCGCTATCTCGGAAGAGGCTGTCTACCGTCTGTTCGGTATCGGACTGCTGCGCAAATGGGTCAAAAATATGTTCATCGCCTCGCTCATCCCCTCTATTATCTGGGCGTTTGGCCATGTAACCTACCCGCTGTATCCTTCCAGCACCCGACTGATTGAGCTGACGATTATCGGCCTGCTGTTCAGCTATATTCTGATGCGGTTCGGCTTCATGACTGCCGTGTTCACCCATGCCATCTTTAATACGATTATGATGTGCATCATGCTGCTGTTCCTGGGCTCAGCCGTAAACATCATCGCCTCCCTGGTCTATCTGGCACTGCCGGTCTGCATCGCCTGGGGGCTTCGCGCCCTCCACCGGCGGCTCCTTCCAGGCTGA
- a CDS encoding alpha/beta fold hydrolase, which translates to MYAMLVLGLIVVLYIYNRLTFKIGEAQFPPAGKFVQVDNISLHYMERGTGRPVVLLHGGVLRGNDYNQVMELGMAKGYRMLSFDRPGYGYSGRPVDRKKPFTVIDQAKLLHRALQALGVEKPILVGHSWSGLLVLVYASLYPDHLAGLVTVAGGMYKEGYPAEKGDPISRIVTTPWIGDFIMNILLAPLGRIMARSVMKATFDPEQVPADYEEEIRAFWPRPSQFRANREDVLQFVPAAEYMEPRIAFMETPTMIVVGGLDPFPTREHSYRLYRELPHAELTVLPQSAHMIPQKHPDAVIHAVHTLIEKFRI; encoded by the coding sequence ATGTACGCCATGCTAGTGCTCGGGTTGATTGTCGTGTTATATATATACAACCGATTGACCTTTAAGATCGGAGAAGCTCAATTCCCCCCTGCGGGAAAATTTGTACAGGTGGATAACATTTCCTTACACTATATGGAGCGAGGCACAGGGCGGCCGGTCGTTTTATTGCATGGCGGAGTTCTTAGAGGAAATGATTACAATCAAGTTATGGAGCTTGGGATGGCCAAAGGGTACCGTATGCTGTCCTTCGATCGGCCTGGATATGGCTACAGCGGACGCCCGGTAGATCGCAAGAAGCCCTTCACCGTGATCGATCAAGCCAAACTGCTTCATCGTGCCTTGCAGGCGCTCGGTGTAGAAAAGCCCATTCTTGTTGGTCATTCCTGGAGCGGATTGTTAGTATTGGTCTATGCCTCGTTATATCCTGATCACTTGGCGGGGCTGGTCACCGTAGCCGGCGGGATGTATAAGGAGGGGTACCCCGCAGAAAAAGGCGACCCGATCTCCAGGATAGTGACCACACCTTGGATTGGCGATTTCATCATGAACATCCTTCTGGCGCCACTGGGGCGGATTATGGCCCGTAGTGTAATGAAGGCTACCTTTGACCCGGAGCAGGTACCTGCAGATTATGAAGAGGAAATTCGTGCATTCTGGCCTCGGCCGTCGCAATTCAGAGCGAATCGGGAAGATGTGCTTCAATTTGTTCCCGCAGCAGAGTATATGGAGCCGCGCATCGCCTTCATGGAAACTCCAACGATGATTGTAGTCGGCGGGCTTGACCCTTTCCCCACAAGAGAGCATAGCTACAGGCTCTACCGTGAGCTGCCTCATGCCGAGCTTACCGTGCTCCCTCAATCCGCCCATATGATTCCGCAAAAGCACCCAGATGCCGTTATCCATGCTGTGCATACACTGATTGAGAAATTCCGGATATAA
- a CDS encoding winged helix-turn-helix transcriptional regulator codes for MDYSKMCPKYESAIELLGKKWTGLIIRVLLGGPKRFKEIKEQIPEMSDKMLTDRMKELETLDIVKRTVYPEMPVRIEYELTDKGHGLEPVILSIQDWGEHWM; via the coding sequence GTGGACTATTCAAAGATGTGTCCGAAGTACGAATCCGCCATCGAATTATTAGGAAAGAAATGGACTGGGTTAATTATCCGAGTGCTGCTTGGCGGACCTAAACGCTTCAAAGAAATAAAGGAACAGATTCCGGAGATGAGCGACAAGATGTTGACTGACCGGATGAAGGAGCTGGAGACGCTCGACATTGTAAAACGAACTGTATACCCTGAAATGCCGGTTCGTATCGAATATGAACTGACAGATAAAGGACACGGACTGGAGCCTGTTATCCTGTCCATCCAGGATTGGGGCGAGCATTGGATGTAA
- the sdhA gene encoding succinate dehydrogenase flavoprotein subunit — translation MAKNKVIVVGGGLAGLMATIKAAEAGVHVDLFSVVPVKRSHSVCAQGGINGAVNTKGEGDSPWEHFDDTVYGGDFLANQPPVKAMCDAAPGIIHLMDRMGVMFNRTPEGLLDFRRFGGTKHHRTAFAGATTGQQLLYALDEQVRRWETAGLVTKYEFWEFLGAVIDDDGVCRGVSAQDLRSMEVHTVSADAVILATGGPGIIFGKSTNSVINTGTAASAVYQQGVDYANGEFIQIHPTAIPGDDKLRLMSESARGEGGRIWTYKDGKPWYFLEEKYPAYGNLVPRDIATREIFSVCVDMKLGINGENMVYLDLSHKDPKELDVKLGGIIEIYEKFMGDDPRKIPMKIFPAVHYSMGGMWVDYNQMTNIPGLFAAGECEYQYHGANRLGANSLVSAIYGGMVAGPKAVEYIKGLSKYADDVSSKVFDREKKRQVDKYESITKMNGNENAYVLHRELGEWMTNNMTVVRYNKKLEETIGKIKELKQRYGKININDSNNWNNAGVAFTRQLWNMLELAEAMTLGALLRNESRGAHYKPDFPERDDDHFMKTTKAKWTADGPKISYEDIDVSLITPRKRDYTTDKKK, via the coding sequence ATGGCTAAAAATAAAGTTATTGTCGTAGGCGGCGGTCTGGCAGGCTTGATGGCAACCATCAAGGCGGCTGAAGCAGGCGTGCACGTCGACCTCTTCTCAGTTGTACCAGTAAAGCGTTCTCACTCCGTATGTGCTCAGGGCGGCATTAATGGCGCTGTCAACACGAAGGGGGAAGGCGATTCCCCATGGGAGCACTTTGACGATACAGTATATGGCGGCGACTTCCTCGCTAACCAGCCTCCAGTCAAGGCGATGTGCGATGCTGCGCCAGGCATTATCCATCTGATGGACCGGATGGGCGTCATGTTCAACCGTACACCGGAGGGCTTGCTTGATTTCCGCCGCTTCGGTGGCACGAAGCATCATCGCACGGCTTTCGCAGGCGCTACAACCGGCCAGCAACTGCTGTACGCGCTGGACGAGCAAGTGCGTCGTTGGGAGACCGCAGGGCTTGTGACCAAGTATGAATTCTGGGAGTTCCTCGGCGCTGTGATCGATGACGACGGCGTATGCCGTGGCGTCTCGGCTCAGGACCTGCGCTCGATGGAAGTGCATACGGTATCTGCTGATGCCGTTATTCTCGCAACAGGCGGCCCTGGCATTATCTTCGGCAAATCGACAAACTCTGTCATCAACACTGGTACGGCAGCGAGCGCCGTGTACCAACAGGGCGTTGATTATGCGAACGGCGAATTCATCCAGATTCACCCGACAGCCATTCCGGGCGATGACAAGCTGCGCCTCATGTCTGAATCCGCACGCGGCGAAGGCGGCCGCATCTGGACGTATAAGGACGGCAAGCCATGGTACTTCCTGGAGGAGAAATATCCGGCCTATGGCAACCTGGTGCCGCGCGATATTGCAACGCGCGAGATTTTCAGTGTGTGTGTGGACATGAAGCTGGGCATCAACGGCGAGAACATGGTCTACCTGGATCTGTCTCACAAGGACCCTAAGGAACTGGATGTCAAGCTGGGAGGCATCATCGAGATCTATGAGAAATTCATGGGCGATGACCCGCGCAAAATCCCGATGAAAATTTTCCCTGCTGTTCACTACTCGATGGGCGGCATGTGGGTTGACTATAACCAGATGACGAATATCCCTGGCCTGTTCGCTGCAGGCGAGTGCGAATACCAGTACCACGGCGCGAATCGCCTGGGCGCGAATTCGCTCGTATCGGCAATCTATGGCGGCATGGTAGCAGGGCCGAAGGCAGTGGAATACATCAAGGGACTGAGCAAGTATGCCGATGATGTATCCTCCAAAGTATTCGACCGCGAGAAGAAGCGCCAGGTTGACAAATACGAGAGCATTACCAAGATGAACGGCAACGAGAATGCTTACGTTCTTCACCGCGAGCTGGGTGAATGGATGACGAACAATATGACCGTTGTGCGCTACAACAAGAAGCTGGAAGAGACGATCGGCAAGATCAAGGAGCTGAAGCAGCGCTACGGCAAGATCAACATTAACGACAGCAATAACTGGAACAACGCAGGCGTAGCGTTCACACGCCAACTGTGGAACATGCTGGAGCTGGCCGAGGCGATGACACTGGGAGCGCTGCTGCGCAACGAGAGCCGCGGAGCGCACTACAAGCCGGATTTCCCTGAACGCGATGATGATCACTTCATGAAGACGACCAAGGCCAAGTGGACAGCAGACGGCCCGAAAATCTCGTATGAGGATATTGATGTATCCCTCATCACGCCGCGTAAACGCGACTATACAACGGATAAGAAGAAGTAA
- a CDS encoding FecCD family ABC transporter permease, translated as MSSELEQASSASAPKLKSRPVAASLIIIGGLIALALGMAASIAFGAKQIPLSMVWESLTHFNPDSSEHQIIHELRMPRALAAALVGAGFAVAGAIMQGMTRNPLADSGLLGINAGAAFAMVLCFAFLKGLPFLYLMFFSLAGAAFGAGLVFGISSLARGGLSPVRLALAGAAVSALLVALGEGISIHYNIGQDLAFFYAGGVAGAKWIHIKVVLPWVIAALLGAMALSRSITLLSLGDDIATGLGQRTRLVKIIGMIFVFVLAGAAVSLVGSIGFVGLIIPHLTRFLVGVDYRWVIPCSAILGSLLMVTADLSARLVNPPAETPVGALIAVIGVPFFLYLARKQRREM; from the coding sequence ATGTCTTCAGAATTAGAACAAGCCTCCTCGGCCTCGGCACCGAAGCTGAAGTCGAGGCCCGTAGCTGCTTCCCTGATCATCATCGGGGGGCTAATTGCACTGGCGCTTGGGATGGCGGCTTCGATCGCTTTCGGAGCCAAGCAAATCCCACTATCCATGGTATGGGAATCACTAACTCACTTTAACCCGGACAGCTCAGAGCATCAGATCATCCATGAGCTTCGCATGCCTCGCGCATTGGCTGCGGCACTGGTGGGCGCCGGTTTTGCGGTTGCCGGGGCGATCATGCAGGGCATGACACGCAACCCGCTTGCTGACTCGGGTCTGCTCGGCATTAACGCGGGAGCTGCATTTGCCATGGTGCTCTGCTTTGCCTTTTTGAAAGGGCTGCCGTTTCTGTATCTCATGTTCTTCTCATTAGCTGGAGCTGCGTTCGGGGCGGGTCTGGTCTTCGGCATCAGCTCGCTGGCGCGCGGCGGATTAAGTCCCGTCAGACTGGCGCTTGCCGGAGCTGCGGTCAGCGCATTGCTGGTCGCGCTGGGCGAAGGCATCTCCATCCATTATAACATTGGACAAGATCTGGCCTTCTTCTACGCAGGGGGAGTTGCCGGAGCCAAATGGATACATATCAAAGTGGTACTGCCTTGGGTCATTGCCGCACTGCTGGGGGCAATGGCATTATCCCGTTCGATTACACTGCTCAGTCTTGGCGATGATATTGCTACCGGCCTGGGACAGCGCACACGTCTGGTGAAGATCATCGGCATGATCTTTGTATTTGTATTGGCTGGAGCTGCAGTATCGCTCGTCGGCTCGATCGGATTTGTCGGGCTGATCATTCCGCATCTCACCCGCTTCCTCGTGGGAGTGGATTACCGCTGGGTGATTCCCTGCTCCGCCATTCTCGGTTCGCTGCTCATGGTTACCGCAGACCTGTCTGCACGGTTGGTCAATCCGCCAGCCGAGACGCCTGTAGGTGCATTGATTGCGGTTATTGGCGTGCCCTTCTTCCTCTATCTTGCCAGAAAGCAAAGGAGGGAGATGTAA